AGGTCGGGAACTGCCGGTTCTTGTCGAGGTAGGTCCACTTCTTGGTCTTCGGGTCGAAGACCTCGTTCTTGCCCGGCACCAGCTGGCCGATGTCGTCGAGGCCGGAGACGCTGAGGATCTTGCCGTCGCTCAGGGTGGTGAGCGTCGGGTACCAGCGGGCCTCGTTCATCGGGTCGACCTTGATGTACCGCTCGGCGACCGGGTCGAACTCATAGGCGTCCCGGATGCCCTGGAAGTCCTTCTTGTCCAGGGCGAGCTTCTGGGCGATGCCGTAGGTGTTGCGCGCGTCGGTGCCGGACAGCCCCTGGATGCGGTAGTTGTCCTGGGTGCCGGTCGCGTACTTCTCGCCCTGCTTCTGCGCCTCCACGTACACCCGGTAGATACCGGGGGTGTTGCCGAGGAACTTGCCGGTCGCCTTGTCGAAGTTCTTCTTGGCGCGCGGCACGATCACCGAGTCCTTGGAGACGAACGTCATGCCGTTCTCCTTGCCGGTGAACTTCGTGCCGGCGGGCAGGGTGATCGGCTCGTCCGGATTCTCGTTGTGGACGATCATCAGGCCGCCGGCCTTGGTGACGTCACCCTTCAGCTTCTCGTACCGCTTGGTGCCGCCCGCGATCAGCAGATTGCCGTTGGCCAGCTGGGTGTGGCCGGTGCAGAACAGGTCGCTGGGGGTGGGCACCTTCTTGATGGTGCCCTTGACCGGGTCCCAGATGCGGGTGTCGAACTTCTTGGCGTCGAAGTTGTCCTGGTTGTTGCCGGAGCCCGCGACGAGCAGCACCTTGCCGGTGCGCAGCAGCGCCGCGTGGATGGTGTTCTGCCGGTACTCCTCGGGGAACTCGACGACTTCCCACTTGCCGTTCTCGGCTTTGTACTCCGGCTTGTTGATCTGGTACTGGTGGTATTTCTCGGTGCCGAAGCGGTAGAGCCACGGCCCGTTCATCCCGGCCAGTGCGAGTACCACCACCGTGCCGATCGCGAGGCGACGGGCACGGCGGCGTCCAGCCTGGTCGTTCATTCCTTACGTCCCCCAAGTCCACCCAGGGCAATTTGCATGGTCTGGTCGTTGCCTCCGCTGTCCGGCTGAGAGGCGGCCCAGGTGGGCTTCTGCGCCGGGGCGTGCGGAGTGGTCGGCAACGGCTGCGGCTGGTACTGCTGCTGGCCCGCCGGGACCGCCGGGTCCTGCGGCTGTGTCGCGGGCCGCTTCCTCTCCTGGCGCAGCATGTGCCGCCAGACGAAGATCGGGGTCGCGGTGATCAGCATGGCGAAGATGGCCCAGGTGATCATCGCGGGGTGCGAGTGGCCGTAGACGAAGCCGGCGGCGATCGAGGCGCCGAAGATGGCGATGAAGTACCAGTGGTAGCGGAAGGTCGCGAACCAGCGGTCGGGGCTGGCCGAGTCGCCCTTGGGGGTGACGACGAACTTGCTCTTGCGGCGCAGCGCGGAGTCGATCAGGGCCTTGGCGTACAGCGGCGCGGACAGCGCGGACATCACCATGCCGGCCACACCGCCGGAGCCCTCCGGCTCGTGCGGCGAGACGTTGTGGCGGCGGTTCCAGACGTAGAGGCCGATCTGGAGCGCGGAGGCGTTGCCGTAGAGCATCAGCCACACGGTCGGGTCGATGTTCACACCCGATGCGCCCAGGCCCAGGAAGAGCGCGCAACTGATGGCCGCGAGGATCCAGTTGAGGGCGGACATCGGGTAGAAGATGATCATCATCGTGTAGTTGAAGAGCTTGCCGGGCGGCAGCGAGTACCAGCCCTTCCAGTACTGCTTCAGGATCGTCTCGTACGTCCCGCGCGACCAGCGCATCTGCTGGGTGAAGAAGTCCGTCCAGGCGCTGGGGCCCTCACCGACGGCGAGCACGTCCGGCGTGTAGACCGAGCGCCACTTCCTCCCCGTCTGCGGGTTCTTGTGGCGGTGGATCTCGAAGCCGGTGGCCATGTCCTCGGTGATCGAGTCGTACAGGCCGCCGATCTGCTTGAGCGCCCTGATCCGTACGGCGTTCGACGTACCCACGAACATCGGGGCGCCGTAGTAGTTTCCGGCCCGCTGGATGAGGGCGTGGAAGAGGAACTGCTGGGACTCGGCGGCCTTGGTGACGAAGTTGTCGTAGTTGCCGTAGACCTGCGGGCCGATGACGAAGCCGACGTCCGGGTCGCGGAAGAAGCCGAGCATCCGCTCCAGGTAGTTGGGCAGCGGGACGTGGTCGGTGTCGACGGAGGCGAAGTAGTCGTAGTCGTCGCCGTGCGCGTCGAGCCAGGCGTTGTAATTGCCGTGCTTGGTCTTGGCGCGGTGCGGGCCCTTGGCCTGGTTCCACTGCGCGACGCCCTTGCGGGAGAAGTGGCGGACGCCGAGCCGGGCGCACACCTCCTTGACCTCGGGGTCGTCGCCCTCGTCGAGCAGCCAGACATGCATCAGACCCCGGTGGCGCAGCTTGACGGCCGCCTCCAG
This DNA window, taken from Streptomyces sp. NBC_00663, encodes the following:
- a CDS encoding glycosyltransferase family 2 protein; translation: MTSTPTGARQNFDPSQTTQLRVASQTRTGTFRRIKKTLPKYDYEHYSRLAGPLTQPDPTKPYKVQYRSLISQEPHRIRVALMLAAAPVLSLVLLFWLLQPEHWTERDYPAFDFLPALDIVMLVSIGLIEFFRCMNVLSNAHATLVARDPVPVVPETGTRVAFLTSFVPGKEPLEMVTRTLEAAVKLRHRGLMHVWLLDEGDDPEVKEVCARLGVRHFSRKGVAQWNQAKGPHRAKTKHGNYNAWLDAHGDDYDYFASVDTDHVPLPNYLERMLGFFRDPDVGFVIGPQVYGNYDNFVTKAAESQQFLFHALIQRAGNYYGAPMFVGTSNAVRIRALKQIGGLYDSITEDMATGFEIHRHKNPQTGRKWRSVYTPDVLAVGEGPSAWTDFFTQQMRWSRGTYETILKQYWKGWYSLPPGKLFNYTMMIIFYPMSALNWILAAISCALFLGLGASGVNIDPTVWLMLYGNASALQIGLYVWNRRHNVSPHEPEGSGGVAGMVMSALSAPLYAKALIDSALRRKSKFVVTPKGDSASPDRWFATFRYHWYFIAIFGASIAAGFVYGHSHPAMITWAIFAMLITATPIFVWRHMLRQERKRPATQPQDPAVPAGQQQYQPQPLPTTPHAPAQKPTWAASQPDSGGNDQTMQIALGGLGGRKE
- a CDS encoding kelch motif-containing protein; the encoded protein is MNDQAGRRRARRLAIGTVVVLALAGMNGPWLYRFGTEKYHQYQINKPEYKAENGKWEVVEFPEEYRQNTIHAALLRTGKVLLVAGSGNNQDNFDAKKFDTRIWDPVKGTIKKVPTPSDLFCTGHTQLANGNLLIAGGTKRYEKLKGDVTKAGGLMIVHNENPDEPITLPAGTKFTGKENGMTFVSKDSVIVPRAKKNFDKATGKFLGNTPGIYRVYVEAQKQGEKYATGTQDNYRIQGLSGTDARNTYGIAQKLALDKKDFQGIRDAYEFDPVAERYIKVDPMNEARWYPTLTTLSDGKILSVSGLDDIGQLVPGKNEVFDPKTKKWTYLDKNRQFPTYPALFLMQNGKVFYSGSNAGYGPDNVGRDPGIWDVDTNKFSKLTGLSDAKLMETSGTVLLPPAQDEKFMVVGGGGVGESDQSSNKTRIIDLKADDPKFVDGPTLEKGTRYPSSSILPDDTVLVSGGSEDYRGRGDSNILQARLYHSDTNTFEQVADPLVGRNYHSGSLLLPDGRVMFFGSDSLYSDKANTKPGEFEQRIEIYTPPYLYRDSRPSLSGGPQTIERGGSGTFTSQHASTIKKVRLIRPSASTHVTDVDQRSIALDYKVSGDKITVTVPKNKNLVQSGWYMLFVDDDQGTPSKAQWVKVP